From Amycolatopsis sp. cg9, one genomic window encodes:
- a CDS encoding class I SAM-dependent methyltransferase, with amino-acid sequence MAGRGRLSPVGAPTRGTTNPNRLRRVDRWIASAPATTRLLRAAGSPLVVDLGYGASPVTTVELARWLRRVRPDVRVLGLELDPVRVAAALPAAAPPLLDFRRGGFELAGTRPVLVRAFNVLRQYAEDEVAGAWGLVLDSMAPGGLLVEGTCDEIGRLSTWVLVAAAGPVSLTLSMRLAGLDRPSTVAERLPKALIHRNVPGERVHALLSALDTCWATAAPHQAFGARSRWLETVRLLTARGWPVLGPPSRVRLGELTVPWASVAPA; translated from the coding sequence GTGGCTGGCCGGGGCCGCCTGAGCCCGGTCGGCGCGCCGACCCGCGGCACGACCAACCCGAACCGCCTGCGCCGGGTCGACCGGTGGATCGCGTCGGCGCCGGCCACGACCCGGTTGCTGCGCGCGGCCGGGTCGCCGCTGGTCGTCGACCTCGGCTACGGCGCTTCCCCGGTGACGACGGTCGAGCTGGCCCGCTGGCTGCGCCGGGTCCGGCCGGACGTCCGGGTGCTGGGCCTGGAACTGGATCCGGTGCGGGTCGCCGCGGCGTTGCCCGCCGCCGCACCGCCCCTGCTGGACTTCCGCCGCGGCGGGTTCGAGCTGGCCGGGACGCGGCCGGTGCTGGTCCGGGCGTTCAACGTGCTGCGGCAGTACGCGGAGGACGAGGTCGCGGGCGCGTGGGGCCTGGTGCTGGACTCGATGGCGCCGGGCGGCCTGCTGGTCGAAGGCACGTGCGACGAGATCGGGCGGCTGTCGACGTGGGTGCTGGTGGCGGCGGCCGGCCCGGTGTCCCTGACGCTCTCGATGCGGCTGGCGGGGCTGGACCGCCCGTCGACGGTGGCCGAGCGGCTGCCGAAGGCGCTGATCCACCGGAACGTGCCGGGCGAGCGGGTCCACGCGCTGCTGTCGGCGCTGGACACCTGCTGGGCCACGGCGGCGCCGCACCAGGCGTTCGGCGCCCGCTCGCGCTGGCTGGAGACGGTCCGGCTGCTGACCGCCCGCGGCTGGCCGGTGCTGGGCCCACCGTCCCGAGTCCGGCTCGGCGAACTGACGGTCCCCTGGGCTTCGGTCGCCCCCGCCTGA
- a CDS encoding DUF2505 domain-containing protein has translation MGSRIEHRAEFAADVAAVYAAVAGEDALRARLAELGGHDAALLAYEVSGTNLRYELRQGISADKLPQAVRTLHKGDLLVTRTQTWRVSNDGTGHQGQASVEVGGVPGEIVARTAVLAGDGKTVLRTSGEVTVRIPLFGGKLESVIAEQVTKLLEREAEFTAKWLAGAA, from the coding sequence ATGGGTTCCCGGATCGAGCACCGCGCTGAGTTCGCCGCCGACGTCGCCGCCGTCTACGCCGCGGTGGCCGGCGAGGACGCGCTGCGGGCCCGGCTGGCGGAGCTCGGCGGGCACGACGCGGCACTGCTGGCGTACGAGGTTTCCGGCACGAACCTGCGGTACGAACTGCGGCAGGGGATCAGCGCGGACAAGCTCCCGCAGGCGGTGCGGACGCTGCACAAGGGCGACCTGCTGGTGACCCGCACGCAGACCTGGCGCGTCAGCAACGACGGCACCGGCCACCAGGGCCAGGCCTCGGTCGAGGTCGGCGGGGTCCCGGGCGAGATCGTCGCGCGGACGGCGGTGCTGGCCGGCGACGGCAAGACGGTGCTGCGGACCAGCGGCGAGGTGACGGTCCGGATCCCGCTGTTCGGCGGGAAGCTGGAGAGCGTGATCGCCGAGCAGGTCACGAAACTGCTGGAGCGCGAGGCCGAATTCACCGCGAAGTGGCTGGCCGGGGCCGCCTGA
- a CDS encoding UDP-N-acetylmuramate dehydrogenase, with amino-acid sequence MNTAPTPALPQLSAYTTLRLGGPARRFVSAVTSEDLVEAVREADAAGEPVLLLGGGSNLVVADAGFDGTLVAVANTGWRPDGDVVEVQAGQNWDAFVAALVEAGLGGLECLSGIPGSVGATPIQNVGAYGCEVAESLVSLDLYDRVTREVRTLKADELGFAYRTSVLKGTDTGVVLSVRFEVREDGLSAPIRYAELARTLGVGIGARVPAAEAREAVLGLRRGKGMVLDPADHDTWSAGSFFTNPIVPSAEATAVLERITAVVGSEVPQYPADGGTKLSAAWLIERAGFAKGYPGPGNRVSLSTKHTLALTNRGGATTEDLLALAREVRDGVHRRFGVTLHPEPLLINCGI; translated from the coding sequence GTGAACACCGCCCCGACTCCCGCGCTCCCGCAGCTCTCGGCGTACACCACCCTGCGCCTCGGCGGCCCCGCCCGCCGGTTCGTCAGCGCCGTGACCAGCGAAGACCTCGTCGAGGCCGTCCGCGAAGCCGACGCGGCGGGCGAGCCGGTGCTGCTGCTCGGCGGCGGCTCCAACCTCGTCGTCGCCGACGCGGGGTTCGACGGCACGCTGGTGGCGGTGGCGAACACGGGCTGGCGGCCGGACGGCGACGTCGTCGAGGTCCAGGCCGGCCAGAACTGGGACGCCTTCGTCGCCGCGCTGGTCGAGGCCGGGCTGGGCGGGCTCGAGTGCCTCTCGGGCATCCCGGGCAGCGTCGGCGCGACACCGATCCAGAACGTCGGCGCGTACGGCTGCGAGGTCGCGGAGTCCCTGGTCAGCCTCGACCTCTACGACCGCGTGACGCGCGAAGTGCGCACGCTCAAGGCCGACGAACTCGGCTTCGCCTACCGCACCAGCGTCCTCAAGGGCACCGACACCGGCGTCGTCCTCTCGGTCCGCTTCGAGGTCCGCGAAGACGGCCTCTCCGCGCCCATCCGCTACGCCGAGCTGGCGCGCACCCTCGGCGTCGGGATCGGCGCCCGCGTCCCGGCCGCCGAAGCGCGTGAAGCCGTGCTCGGCCTGCGTCGCGGCAAGGGCATGGTGCTCGACCCGGCCGACCACGACACGTGGAGCGCGGGCTCGTTCTTCACCAACCCGATCGTCCCGTCCGCCGAAGCGACGGCGGTCCTCGAGCGGATCACGGCGGTCGTCGGCTCGGAAGTGCCGCAGTACCCGGCCGACGGCGGCACCAAGCTGTCGGCGGCCTGGCTGATCGAGCGCGCCGGCTTCGCCAAGGGGTACCCCGGACCGGGGAACCGCGTCTCGCTCTCGACGAAGCACACCCTCGCGTTGACCAACCGCGGCGGCGCGACGACCGAAGACCTGTTGGCGCTGGCCAGGGAGGTCCGCGACGGCGTGCACCGGCGGTTCGGCGTCACGCTGCACCCGGAACCGCTCTTGATCAACTGCGGCATTTGA
- a CDS encoding Ig-like domain-containing protein codes for MIERRTVFKAALAAGAALVAAACSSTNDGTALPTGAAGADGESAQPVAKITAEPAADAKDVSVLKPVVIKVADGKLTECKVTADGGKAVKGDTAPDGLTWTSSEPLGYGKTYTYAAKATGNDGKPAEFTGTFTTVSPAKQVRATLNPSDNQTVGVAMPISVKFASPVKDRKAVEKALSVKTDKDVEGAWGWLSDSQVDYRPKEYWPQNITVSVEAKLYGVELGGGAYGKADVTTKFKIGRNQVVKINTPEHQMHVYRGGSQVKSYPCANGLDAEVDRNTPNGTYMVMSKEPSAIFDNARYGYTNVNKKWACRFSNHGEFIHENQDNAANIGKTNNSHGCVNLLEADAKDYFDSALVGDPVEITGSKLGAPMNSDVKDWNYSWAAWQGLGAK; via the coding sequence GTGATCGAACGGCGCACGGTCTTCAAGGCCGCACTCGCGGCTGGGGCCGCACTGGTCGCCGCGGCGTGTTCGAGCACGAACGACGGCACCGCGCTGCCCACGGGGGCGGCGGGCGCGGACGGGGAGAGCGCCCAGCCCGTGGCGAAGATCACGGCCGAGCCCGCGGCCGACGCGAAGGACGTCTCGGTCCTCAAGCCCGTCGTGATCAAGGTCGCCGACGGCAAGCTCACCGAGTGCAAGGTGACCGCGGACGGCGGCAAGGCCGTCAAGGGCGACACCGCACCCGACGGGCTCACCTGGACCAGCTCCGAGCCGCTCGGCTACGGCAAGACCTACACCTACGCGGCCAAGGCCACCGGCAACGACGGCAAGCCTGCCGAGTTCACCGGCACGTTCACCACGGTCAGCCCGGCCAAGCAGGTCCGCGCCACGCTCAACCCCTCGGACAACCAGACGGTCGGCGTGGCCATGCCGATCAGCGTCAAGTTCGCGTCGCCGGTCAAGGACCGCAAGGCCGTCGAGAAGGCCCTGTCCGTGAAGACGGACAAGGACGTCGAAGGCGCCTGGGGCTGGCTGTCCGACAGTCAGGTCGACTACCGGCCGAAGGAGTACTGGCCGCAGAACATCACCGTGAGCGTCGAGGCGAAGCTCTACGGCGTCGAGCTCGGTGGCGGCGCGTACGGCAAGGCCGACGTCACCACGAAGTTCAAGATCGGCCGCAACCAGGTCGTCAAGATCAACACCCCCGAGCACCAGATGCACGTCTACCGCGGCGGCTCGCAGGTCAAGAGCTACCCGTGCGCGAACGGCCTGGACGCCGAGGTCGACCGCAACACCCCGAACGGCACCTACATGGTGATGAGCAAGGAGCCGTCGGCGATCTTCGACAACGCGCGCTACGGCTACACGAACGTCAACAAGAAGTGGGCCTGCCGGTTCTCCAACCACGGCGAGTTCATCCACGAGAACCAGGACAACGCGGCCAACATCGGGAAGACCAACAACTCCCACGGCTGCGTCAACCTGCTGGAAGCCGACGCCAAGGACTACTTCGACTCGGCGCTGGTCGGCGACCCGGTCGAGATCACCGGTTCGAAGCTGGGCGCGCCGATGAACTCCGACGTCAAGGACTGGAACTACAGCTGGGCGGCCTGGCAAGGGCTGGGTGCGAAGTAA
- a CDS encoding alpha/beta fold hydrolase, with the protein MRTEVVGHGGVRLGLRVEGAESSKPIVFVHGWAQSAGCWAAQLADPALTERFRLVAVDLRGHGASDVPVSGYDDPRVWADDLAAVLDFAGPDAIVVAWSYGGLVLVDHIRVHGTARLGGIVLVGAITEIGRDRPGGRVGPLMRDHMRAMLSDDPDTAVPALTEFCRGMAAGPVPGAQAQAMLGASLSVPPAIRSALFRRDIGSEEVLVTVDKPALVAHGTADRVIEPSVAEHALGKIPGAVGRWFADGGHAPFAESAAEFDAVLRQFAEEC; encoded by the coding sequence GTGCGCACCGAAGTCGTCGGGCACGGCGGGGTCCGGCTCGGCCTGCGGGTCGAGGGAGCCGAAAGCAGCAAGCCGATCGTGTTCGTGCACGGCTGGGCCCAGTCGGCGGGCTGCTGGGCGGCCCAGCTCGCCGATCCCGCGCTGACCGAGCGGTTCCGGCTGGTCGCGGTGGACCTGCGCGGCCACGGCGCCTCCGACGTCCCCGTGTCTGGGTACGACGACCCGCGCGTCTGGGCCGACGACCTCGCCGCGGTGCTCGACTTCGCCGGCCCGGACGCGATCGTCGTCGCCTGGTCCTACGGCGGCCTGGTGCTGGTGGACCACATCCGGGTGCACGGCACCGCACGACTGGGCGGCATCGTGCTCGTCGGGGCCATCACCGAGATCGGCCGCGACCGGCCGGGCGGGCGCGTCGGCCCGCTGATGCGCGACCACATGCGGGCGATGCTTTCGGACGATCCGGACACCGCGGTCCCGGCGCTCACGGAGTTCTGCCGCGGGATGGCCGCCGGGCCGGTGCCCGGCGCGCAGGCGCAGGCCATGCTCGGCGCGTCTCTGAGCGTGCCGCCCGCAATTCGTTCGGCGCTCTTCCGCCGGGACATCGGCAGCGAAGAAGTGCTGGTCACGGTGGACAAACCGGCTCTGGTCGCGCACGGAACGGCCGACCGCGTGATCGAACCCTCGGTAGCCGAGCACGCACTCGGGAAGATTCCGGGTGCCGTCGGGCGTTGGTTCGCTGACGGGGGGCATGCGCCCTTCGCCGAGTCCGCGGCCGAGTTCGACGCGGTGCTGCGGCAATTCGCCGAGGAATGCTGA
- the mshA gene encoding D-inositol-3-phosphate glycosyltransferase, which produces MTSSIRGFRAAPRRIAVLSVHTSPLEQPGTGDAGGMNVYVSQTAIEMARRGVEVEVFTRATSSDQPPVAELAPGVTVRHVQAGPFEPLGRDELPAQLCAFTSGVLRTEAFHEPGHYDLIHSHYWLSGQVGWLARDRWSVPLVHTAHTLAKVKNAALADGDKPEPRTRVIGEEQVVAEADRLVANTAVEARQLIDLYDAEPHAVHAVPPGVDLERFTPGSRHAARVVLGLADDDVVLAFAGRIQPLKAPDVLLHAAAAMLRRRPELASRLVVLVVGGPSGSGLEQPQALRELAASLGIEAQVRFLPPQPGEALARVFRAADVVAVPSYNESFGLVALEAQACGTPVVAAEVGGLPVAVPHGVSGLLVPGHGADEWADALAAVALRPDRRAELGANAVVHARRFSWRRTTDALLDIYAQATSAFRQALELRAEVAV; this is translated from the coding sequence GTGACCAGCTCCATCCGGGGGTTCCGGGCTGCGCCGCGCCGGATCGCGGTGCTGTCCGTCCACACTTCGCCGCTCGAGCAGCCGGGTACCGGCGACGCCGGCGGGATGAACGTCTACGTCAGCCAGACCGCGATCGAGATGGCCCGCCGCGGCGTCGAGGTCGAGGTCTTCACCCGCGCGACGTCGTCCGACCAGCCGCCGGTGGCCGAGCTGGCGCCCGGGGTGACCGTGCGGCACGTGCAGGCCGGGCCGTTCGAGCCGCTGGGCCGCGACGAGCTGCCGGCGCAGCTCTGCGCGTTCACCTCCGGCGTGCTGCGGACCGAGGCCTTCCACGAGCCCGGCCACTACGACCTCATCCACTCGCACTACTGGCTCTCCGGCCAGGTCGGCTGGCTCGCCCGCGACCGCTGGTCCGTGCCGCTGGTGCACACCGCGCACACGCTGGCGAAGGTGAAGAACGCCGCGCTCGCCGATGGCGACAAGCCCGAGCCGCGCACCCGCGTGATCGGCGAGGAGCAGGTGGTCGCCGAGGCCGACCGGCTGGTGGCCAACACCGCCGTCGAGGCGCGCCAGCTCATCGACCTCTACGACGCCGAGCCGCACGCGGTGCACGCCGTGCCGCCGGGCGTCGACCTCGAACGCTTCACGCCGGGGTCCCGGCACGCGGCCCGCGTCGTCCTCGGCCTGGCCGACGACGACGTCGTGCTCGCTTTCGCCGGCCGCATCCAGCCGCTGAAGGCGCCGGACGTGCTGCTGCACGCCGCGGCCGCGATGCTGCGGCGCCGTCCGGAGCTGGCTTCGCGGCTGGTCGTGCTCGTCGTCGGCGGGCCGTCCGGGAGTGGGCTGGAGCAGCCGCAGGCGCTGCGCGAACTGGCGGCTTCGCTGGGCATCGAGGCGCAGGTGCGGTTCCTGCCGCCGCAGCCGGGCGAGGCGCTGGCCCGGGTCTTCCGCGCCGCCGACGTCGTCGCGGTGCCCAGCTACAACGAGTCGTTCGGCCTGGTCGCGCTGGAGGCGCAGGCCTGCGGGACGCCGGTGGTCGCGGCCGAGGTCGGCGGGCTTCCGGTGGCGGTGCCGCACGGCGTGTCCGGTCTGCTGGTGCCGGGGCACGGCGCGGACGAGTGGGCGGACGCGCTGGCCGCGGTCGCGCTGCGCCCGGACCGGCGCGCCGAACTCGGTGCCAACGCCGTCGTGCACGCGCGGCGGTTCTCCTGGCGCCGCACCACGGACGCGCTGCTCGACATCTATGCTCAGGCCACCAGCGCGTTCCGGCAGGCGCTGGAACTGCGCGCGGAGGTGGCGGTGTGA
- a CDS encoding YbjN domain-containing protein, whose product MSLDQLIQSTLDSAELKYDKRGPGKYFVTLPGTKKLQTNAWLVDGDHAFSVEAFVCRRPDESHEDVYRFLLQRNAKLYGVHYTVDSLGDIYLVGRFGKETMSADELDKVLGQVLEAADGDFNTLLEIGFATSIKREWDWRVSRGESLANLQAFKHLVAPERPHEPGLTES is encoded by the coding sequence GTGAGCCTGGACCAGCTGATCCAGTCTACTTTGGACTCGGCCGAGCTCAAGTACGACAAACGCGGTCCCGGCAAGTACTTCGTCACCCTGCCGGGGACGAAGAAGCTGCAGACGAACGCGTGGCTGGTCGACGGCGACCACGCGTTTTCGGTGGAGGCCTTCGTCTGCCGCCGTCCCGACGAGTCCCATGAGGACGTTTACCGGTTCCTGTTGCAGCGCAACGCGAAGCTGTACGGCGTCCACTACACAGTGGACAGTCTCGGGGACATCTACCTGGTCGGCCGGTTCGGCAAGGAAACGATGTCGGCCGACGAGCTCGACAAGGTGCTCGGCCAGGTCCTCGAAGCCGCCGACGGCGACTTCAACACGCTGCTGGAGATCGGCTTCGCGACGTCGATCAAGCGCGAGTGGGACTGGCGCGTCTCCCGCGGCGAGTCGCTGGCCAACCTCCAGGCGTTCAAGCACCTCGTCGCCCCCGAGCGGCCGCACGAACCGGGCTTGACCGAGTCGTGA
- a CDS encoding DUF4349 domain-containing protein — MRTRWRAALAITAAALALAGCSAGENGASSTADSAGVAPAVPKQGTAGKPESKVTPPQAGATDRKLSRSARLELTATKVVDVVAQARGIAQGAGGYTGQESTGEDYATLSLAVPADKLDGALDQLSHLGTSLVKRELNTQDVTEQVVDVDARLQTQRASVERIRALLARATSVSEIASVESELTSRESALESLEQQRNSLAGSVAMATVAMSIRSVAAPPPPAEDHSGFLGGLAGGWDAFLAFGGGVLTVLGAIAPFLLVVGPLAWAGWWLNRRRRAARPEPTEV, encoded by the coding sequence ATGCGGACTCGATGGAGAGCGGCGCTCGCGATCACGGCGGCGGCGCTGGCGCTGGCCGGCTGCTCGGCGGGGGAGAACGGCGCATCGTCCACGGCGGACAGTGCCGGGGTTGCGCCCGCCGTGCCGAAGCAGGGGACGGCCGGCAAGCCGGAGTCGAAGGTGACCCCGCCGCAGGCCGGCGCCACCGACCGGAAGCTGTCCCGCAGCGCGCGGCTGGAGCTGACCGCGACCAAGGTCGTCGACGTCGTCGCGCAGGCCCGCGGGATCGCGCAGGGTGCGGGCGGCTACACCGGGCAGGAGAGCACGGGCGAGGACTACGCGACGCTCAGCCTCGCGGTGCCGGCGGACAAGCTCGACGGCGCGCTCGACCAGCTCTCGCACCTGGGCACGAGCCTGGTGAAGCGCGAGCTGAACACCCAGGACGTGACCGAGCAGGTCGTCGACGTCGACGCGCGGCTGCAGACGCAGCGAGCCTCGGTGGAGCGGATCCGCGCGCTGCTCGCGAGGGCGACTTCGGTGTCGGAGATCGCTTCGGTCGAAAGCGAGCTGACCAGCCGCGAGTCGGCGCTCGAATCGCTGGAGCAGCAGCGGAATTCGCTCGCGGGCAGCGTCGCGATGGCGACGGTGGCGATGAGCATCCGCAGCGTGGCGGCGCCCCCGCCGCCCGCGGAGGACCACAGCGGCTTCCTCGGCGGACTGGCCGGCGGCTGGGACGCGTTCTTGGCGTTCGGCGGGGGCGTGCTGACGGTGCTGGGCGCGATCGCGCCGTTCCTGCTGGTCGTGGGCCCGCTGGCATGGGCGGGCTGGTGGCTGAACCGGCGCCGCCGAGCGGCCCGGCCGGAGCCGACCGAGGTGTGA
- a CDS encoding phosphoglyceromutase, with protein MAELGTLVLLRHGQSTWNAENLFTGWVDVPLSEQGEGEARQGGQLLADAGLLPDVVHTSLLRRAIATANIALDAADRHWIPVKRDWRLNERHYGALQGKDKKQTLAEFGEEQFMLWRRSYDTPPPAIDPKDEWSQAGDARYANLGDDAPLTECLKDVVERLLPYWESAIVPDLRAGKTVLVAAHGNSLRALVKHLDGISDADIAGLNIPTGIPLRYDLGDDLKPLKPGGEYLDPEAAKEAAAAVANQGR; from the coding sequence ATGGCTGAACTCGGGACGTTGGTGCTGCTCCGCCACGGGCAGAGCACGTGGAACGCGGAAAACCTGTTCACCGGCTGGGTGGACGTGCCGCTTTCGGAGCAGGGTGAAGGCGAAGCCCGCCAGGGCGGGCAGCTGCTGGCCGACGCCGGCCTGCTGCCGGACGTGGTGCACACCTCGCTGCTGCGCCGCGCGATCGCCACCGCGAACATCGCGCTGGACGCCGCCGACCGGCACTGGATCCCGGTCAAGCGCGACTGGCGGCTCAACGAGCGCCACTACGGCGCGCTGCAGGGCAAGGACAAGAAGCAGACCCTCGCGGAGTTCGGCGAGGAGCAGTTCATGCTCTGGCGCCGCTCCTACGACACCCCGCCGCCCGCGATCGACCCGAAGGACGAGTGGAGCCAGGCCGGCGACGCCCGGTACGCGAACCTCGGCGACGACGCGCCGCTGACCGAGTGCCTCAAGGACGTCGTCGAGCGGCTGCTGCCGTACTGGGAGTCCGCGATCGTGCCGGACCTGCGCGCGGGCAAGACCGTGCTGGTCGCCGCGCACGGCAACTCGCTGCGCGCGCTCGTCAAGCACCTCGACGGGATCTCCGACGCCGACATCGCCGGCCTGAACATCCCCACCGGCATCCCGCTGCGCTACGACCTCGGCGACGACCTCAAGCCGCTGAAGCCGGGCGGCGAGTACCTCGACCCCGAGGCTGCCAAGGAAGCCGCTGCCGCGGTCGCCAACCAGGGCCGCTGA